The following are encoded in a window of Kogia breviceps isolate mKogBre1 chromosome 12, mKogBre1 haplotype 1, whole genome shotgun sequence genomic DNA:
- the UBE2N gene encoding ubiquitin-conjugating enzyme E2 N — translation MAGLPRRIIKETQRLLAEPVPGIKAEPDESNARYFHVVIAGPQDSPFEGGTFKLELFLPEEYPMAAPKVRFMTKIYHPNVDKLGRICLDILKDKWSPALQIRTVLLSIQALLSAPNPDDPLANDVAEQWKTNEAQAIETARAWTRLYAMNNI, via the exons ATGGCCGGGCTGCCCCGCAGGATTATCAAG GAAACCCAGCGTTTGCTGGCAGAGCCAGTTCCCGGCATTAAAGCAGAACCAGATGAGAGCAACGCCCGTTATTTTCATGTGGTCATTGCTGGCCCTCAGGATTCCCCCTTTGAGGGAGGGACTTTTAAACTTGAACTATTCCTTCCAGAAGAATACCCAATGGCAGCCCCTAAAGTACGTTTCATGACCAAAATTTATCATCCTAATGTAGACAAGTTGGGAAGAATATGTTTAGATATTTTGAAAG ATAAGTGGTCCCCAGCACTGCAGATCCGCACAGTTCTGCTATCCATCCAGGCTTTGTTAAGTGCTCCCAATCCAGATGATCCATTAGCAAATGATGTAGCGGAGCAGTGGAAGACCAATGAAGCCCAAGCCATAGAAACAG
- the LOC136792281 gene encoding uncharacterized protein, which translates to MSVLQFRAPQTSHRVNQVSWNEDSQPGFFHAFWNMTSVNFISHNLSRPAVAGRSSGYRSGAEGAQERRPVHPAEALGVKSSRPSCREARTAGGGTESCSAHRSSQRGRKSAALSQLSFTSDHGPSAASGTLAADTMPIPAWGPWLTSRPLGRPPPGGCGPAACAGAASQPDDAGPRAQLGQPLHAALLRRLPRRIAGPWRQPR; encoded by the exons ATAGAGTCAATCAGGTCTCCTGGAACGAAGACTCTCAGCCCGGGTTTTTTCATGCCTTCTG GAACATGacttctgtaaactttatttctcaCAACCTGTCTCGCCCAGCCGTGGCTGGAAGAAGCTCTGGATACAGATCAGGGGCAGAGGGTGCTCAGGAGCGGCGCCCAGTCCACCCCGCGGAGGCGCTCGGCGTTAAGTCCAGCAGGCCCTCCTGCAGGGAAGCGCGCACGGCGGGAGGAGGCACCGAGTCCTGCAGCGCGCACAGGTCCTCACAGCGCGGGAGGAAGTCGGCTGCGCTGTCGCAGCTCAGCTTCACGAGTGATCATGGCCCGAGCGCGGCCTCGGGGACGCTGGCTGCGGACACGATGCCCATACCCGCCTGGGGGCCCTGGCTCACCTCCCGGCCCCTCGGGCGCCCACCGCCCGGCGGCTGCGGCCCTGCAGCGTGCGCAGGAGCCGCGTCGCAGCCAGACGACGCAGGGCCACGGGCCCAGCTAGGTCAGCCCCTCCATGCCGCGCTCCTGCGCCGCCTCCCGCGGCGCATCGCTGGCCCTTGGCGCCAGCCTAGATag